The uncultured Desulfuromonas sp. genome has a segment encoding these proteins:
- a CDS encoding chemotaxis protein CheA: MQDAPQNAFKEEAYELLSELEDSLLELEEQPDDHETVSKVFRAMHTIKGSGAMFGFTTISAFTHEVETVFDLVRGGDLPVTKQLVDLSLKARDHILALLDSEPEEQGQYATQGQELVARFQALASGVSASSAVAAPAAAEPGKVVSKDEPSTYRIRFRPSLDIMHNGTSIAQLLDELAELGTCRTIAHKTNIVDLEELDPENCYASWDIILTSDCGEDAIRDVFIFVEDDCELIIKHIDLGSDDDDMERKRLGDILVERGDISQEQIDEVLAKNKRIGDLLVEANLVSRDQVDSALLEQQEIRKLKEKKKEKTQTASSLRVPADKLDDLVNLVGEMVTVQSRLSQVANQRHDAELLSIAEEVERLTEDLRDSTLNIRMLPIGSTFSKFKRLVRDISADLGKEVELQTTGADTELDKTVIEQLGDPLVHIIRNSMDHGIEMPDDRVAAGKPRVGQVHLSAEHSGDSVIIKITDDGKGMDPEVIRQKAVSKGVIGADEQLSHNDILNLVFAPGFSTAQQVTGLSGRGVGMDVVKRAIESLRGSITLESEKGQGSTVSLRIPLTLAIIESLLVQIGDGRYVLPLSAVEECVELTAKDIRESHGRNLARVRGHLVPYVPLREEFAIAGTRPAVQQIVITQINGQQLGFVVDNVIGEHQTVIKSLGPMYRDVQCVSGATILGDGSVALILDIVYLMQKASDEGRVRQNEAGG; encoded by the coding sequence ATGCAGGATGCCCCGCAAAACGCCTTTAAAGAAGAAGCCTACGAACTGCTCAGTGAGCTCGAAGACTCTCTTCTGGAACTTGAAGAACAGCCGGATGACCACGAGACCGTCAGCAAGGTATTTCGGGCCATGCACACCATCAAAGGCTCCGGTGCCATGTTCGGCTTTACCACCATTTCCGCATTCACCCACGAGGTCGAAACCGTCTTCGATCTGGTGAGAGGCGGTGACTTGCCTGTAACCAAACAGCTTGTCGATCTGTCCCTCAAGGCCCGAGATCATATTTTGGCGCTGCTCGACAGCGAGCCGGAAGAACAGGGGCAATACGCCACCCAGGGCCAGGAACTCGTTGCCCGGTTTCAAGCCCTGGCCAGTGGCGTCAGCGCTTCGTCCGCTGTTGCCGCACCCGCAGCCGCAGAGCCCGGCAAGGTGGTCTCCAAAGACGAGCCCTCCACCTACCGCATCCGCTTTCGTCCGTCGTTGGACATCATGCACAACGGTACCTCCATCGCCCAGCTGCTCGATGAACTCGCCGAACTCGGCACCTGCCGTACCATCGCCCACAAAACCAACATCGTCGACCTCGAAGAACTCGACCCCGAAAACTGCTATGCCAGTTGGGACATCATTCTCACCAGCGACTGTGGAGAAGACGCCATTCGCGATGTGTTCATCTTCGTCGAAGATGATTGTGAACTGATTATCAAACACATCGACCTCGGCAGCGATGACGACGACATGGAGAGAAAACGCCTCGGCGATATCCTTGTCGAACGCGGCGACATCAGCCAGGAGCAAATTGACGAAGTCCTGGCCAAAAACAAACGGATCGGCGATTTGCTCGTCGAAGCCAACCTCGTCAGTCGTGACCAGGTCGATTCGGCCCTGCTCGAACAACAAGAGATCCGCAAGCTCAAAGAAAAGAAAAAAGAAAAAACTCAGACGGCCAGCAGTCTGCGTGTGCCCGCCGACAAGCTCGATGATCTGGTCAACCTCGTCGGCGAAATGGTCACCGTCCAGTCGCGACTGAGTCAGGTGGCCAACCAGCGTCACGATGCCGAGCTGCTCTCCATTGCCGAAGAAGTCGAACGCCTCACCGAAGATTTGCGCGACAGCACTCTCAATATCCGCATGTTGCCCATCGGCAGCACCTTCAGCAAATTCAAACGCCTGGTCCGCGATATCAGCGCCGATCTCGGCAAAGAAGTTGAGCTGCAAACCACCGGTGCCGACACCGAACTCGATAAAACCGTCATCGAACAACTCGGTGACCCCCTCGTTCATATCATCCGCAACAGCATGGATCACGGTATTGAGATGCCCGACGATCGCGTTGCCGCCGGTAAACCCCGCGTCGGCCAGGTCCACTTAAGCGCTGAACACTCCGGTGACAGCGTGATCATCAAAATCACCGACGACGGCAAAGGCATGGACCCCGAAGTGATCCGCCAAAAAGCCGTCAGCAAAGGGGTGATCGGTGCCGACGAGCAACTCAGCCACAACGACATCCTCAACCTTGTCTTCGCTCCGGGCTTTTCCACGGCCCAGCAAGTTACCGGTCTGTCCGGACGCGGCGTCGGCATGGACGTTGTCAAACGCGCCATCGAATCCTTACGCGGCAGCATCACCTTAGAGAGCGAAAAAGGCCAAGGCAGTACCGTCAGCCTGCGCATTCCTTTGACCCTTGCCATTATCGAAAGTCTGCTCGTCCAGATCGGTGATGGTCGCTATGTTTTACCCCTGAGCGCCGTTGAAGAATGCGTTGAGCTTACCGCCAAAGATATCCGTGAATCCCATGGCCGCAACCTTGCCCGAGTCCGCGGTCACCTGGTGCCTTACGTGCCGTTGCGCGAAGAATTTGCAATCGCAGGAACCCGGCCCGCCGTTCAACAGATTGTCATCACCCAGATCAATGGTCAGCAGCTTGGTTTCGTGGTCGACAACGTCATTGGCGAACATCAGACCGTCATCAAATCTCTCGGCCCTATGTATCGCGATGTTCAATGTGTCTCCGGCGCTACCATTCTCGGTGACGGCAGTGTCGCCCTGATTCTCGACATCGTCTATCTGATGCAAAAAGCCAGTGACGAAGGACGGGTAAGACAGAACGAAGCTGGAGGATAA
- a CDS encoding response regulator, translated as MAKTVLAVDDSKSILQMVSFTLKGAGYQVIEASNGQEGLAAAQRQKVDLVLTDLNMPVMDGLTLVQKLRASPAYKFTPMLMLTTEAGADFKAKGKAAGLTGWLVKPFDPQKLLGVVKKVLG; from the coding sequence ATGGCAAAAACAGTTTTAGCTGTAGACGATTCAAAATCAATTTTACAAATGGTGTCATTCACGCTCAAAGGCGCAGGCTACCAGGTGATCGAAGCAAGCAACGGTCAGGAAGGTTTGGCTGCCGCCCAGCGCCAGAAAGTCGATCTGGTCCTCACCGATCTCAATATGCCGGTGATGGATGGCCTCACTTTGGTGCAGAAACTTCGCGCTTCCCCTGCCTATAAATTCACGCCAATGCTGATGTTGACCACCGAAGCGGGAGCCGACTTCAAGGCTAAAGGCAAAGCGGCCGGCCTCACCGGCTGGCTGGTCAAACCTTTCGATCCGCAGAAACTGCTCGGCGTCGTCAAAAAAGTTCTCGGATAA
- a CDS encoding HDOD domain-containing protein: MSTANLQIPEASTILAKLDDLPQLPDIAAAMLRLLNQQEHDTEALARIIASDPVLAARVLRVANSSYYGFSRQIKTILDATVLLGQKTLRNLVLTMALKGVYRLNDPSEKMLWEESMAHALGSQFLSTTCGLAEPEEAFLAGLLANIGELIFVQQDPQEYHNRLGNKPTAQCARDQISRQQFPWSFSQIGAAILTHWQFSPELVLCTLYSCQPQHPRNMATETSHLAHLVFVSRCLCCQLHIGNSQPVCHESLSEQLEKTALSSQPIDVQHLQDEFNELYHKNVQTLLSA; the protein is encoded by the coding sequence ATGTCGACAGCGAACTTACAGATACCGGAAGCCAGCACGATTTTAGCTAAACTGGATGACTTGCCCCAGCTCCCTGATATCGCGGCGGCCATGTTACGGCTTCTCAACCAGCAGGAACATGACACGGAAGCTCTTGCCCGGATTATTGCCAGCGATCCGGTCCTGGCGGCCCGTGTATTGCGTGTTGCCAATTCAAGTTATTACGGTTTTTCACGCCAGATTAAAACGATTCTCGATGCAACGGTACTGCTCGGCCAAAAAACGCTACGCAATCTGGTTTTGACCATGGCCCTTAAGGGGGTGTACCGGCTGAATGACCCCAGCGAAAAAATGCTCTGGGAAGAATCGATGGCCCATGCTCTGGGCAGTCAATTTTTATCGACAACATGCGGCCTTGCTGAACCGGAAGAAGCGTTCCTGGCCGGCTTATTGGCAAATATCGGCGAGTTGATTTTTGTACAACAAGACCCTCAGGAATATCACAACCGTCTGGGCAATAAACCCACGGCACAATGTGCCCGTGACCAGATATCACGACAACAATTCCCCTGGTCGTTCAGCCAAATAGGAGCGGCCATTCTGACTCATTGGCAGTTTTCACCGGAACTGGTGCTTTGCACACTTTATTCCTGCCAACCGCAACACCCACGGAATATGGCGACTGAAACATCCCATCTCGCCCATCTGGTTTTTGTCAGTCGCTGTCTATGCTGTCAACTCCATATCGGCAACAGCCAACCGGTCTGTCATGAGTCGTTGTCCGAGCAACTGGAGAAAACGGCCCTGTCTTCTCAGCCCATTGACGTCCAGCACCTTCAAGATGAGTTCAACGAGCTCTACCATAAGAATGTCCAGACACTTCTTTCGGCTTGA
- a CDS encoding response regulator, with product MSEPFKILFVDDEANVLKSLRRLFLDEEDYDILTASSGREGLEIIEENQDILVIVSDYRMPEMTGVEFLAEATQLLPHSIRIVLSGYADTAAVVEAINIGHIYKFIPKPWDDDQLRIDIHNAVETVLLDRKNHQLSHELEQRNEELKALNAGLEKEVEKRTESLRLRSQVLQLAQEILDSLPIAVLGIDLEDQIVQINQQGIDLLAKEGEILLGAPVKSTLPPELLDLVEQIKLNGKARMEFVCKDTSVTGIGSFLDNSGERGMIISLTPR from the coding sequence ATGTCTGAACCGTTTAAAATTCTTTTCGTCGATGACGAAGCAAATGTCTTGAAATCGTTACGCCGATTATTTCTGGATGAGGAGGACTACGACATTCTGACGGCATCTTCCGGCAGGGAAGGCCTTGAAATAATCGAAGAAAATCAGGATATTCTCGTTATCGTTTCAGATTATCGAATGCCTGAGATGACCGGGGTGGAATTTTTAGCCGAAGCCACACAGCTGTTACCTCATTCAATACGAATTGTCCTGTCCGGTTATGCTGATACGGCTGCGGTTGTGGAGGCCATCAACATCGGCCATATCTACAAATTCATCCCCAAACCCTGGGATGACGATCAGCTGCGCATTGATATTCACAATGCCGTCGAGACGGTTCTTCTCGACAGAAAAAATCATCAACTCAGTCATGAACTTGAGCAGCGCAATGAGGAGCTGAAAGCCCTCAACGCCGGTCTGGAAAAGGAGGTGGAAAAAAGAACGGAGTCCCTACGCCTGCGTAGCCAGGTTTTGCAATTGGCCCAGGAAATTTTAGACAGCCTGCCGATTGCTGTTCTCGGGATTGATCTTGAGGACCAGATCGTCCAGATCAATCAACAAGGGATCGATCTCCTAGCAAAAGAGGGAGAAATTCTTTTGGGAGCACCTGTGAAGAGCACGCTGCCCCCGGAATTACTGGACCTTGTTGAACAAATAAAACTCAATGGAAAAGCTCGCATGGAGTTTGTCTGCAAAGACACAAGCGTTACTGGAATCGGTTCATTCTTGGATAACAGCGGGGAACGGGGAATGATTATTTCTCTTACTCCCCGATAA
- a CDS encoding methyl-accepting chemotaxis protein produces the protein MKLGVKIGSGFAVLLLIAILLGALAIWNMHSVNEQSTVLAEEYVPEVEVANNIERSSLATMYAMRGYGFTAEEKFLDEGRQSLKEINNHLNLAVQLSEKAAHLTKLKGSIDEIQSGVNEYAKLIELTVTVNQEMDKNRSQLDAAAAEYMETAKEYLAHMHETFENDLAAGKGAARLAEMVEKIRRANVVIDLGNAVRILAWKAQTQRSPDVLRSAYKTFPQINTNIDALLAVTKRQGVKDQLNAVKQAGAQYRLAMETFLDNWLKNEEYAKQRTELGVVVTTHSSDLAKAGVSNTERIAQDAVSALDSASNIMIIGLSVALILGIAIAAFITRMITKPIIKGVQFAETIANGDLTNRIDVSTKDEIGQLADALNQMVEKLKEVVENVQSASANVASGSQELSASSEEMSQGATEQAAAAEEASSSMEQMAANIKQNADNAMQTEKIALKSSQDAQGGGKAVEETVKAMKDIAEKISIIEEIARQTNLLALNAAIEAARAGEHGKGFAVVASEVRKLAERSQSAAAEISELSSSSVEVAETAGEMLAKMVPDIQRTAELVQEIAAASKEQDTGADQVNKAIQQLDQVIQQNAAAAEEMASTSEELNAQASQLQDTISFFKLDSAGAKQLASPKAPPKAPRLKETLAPKKAAPATKNTSGLMLDMGSGKDSLDSEFEEY, from the coding sequence ATGAAATTAGGGGTAAAAATCGGAAGTGGCTTTGCCGTTTTGCTGTTGATCGCCATTTTATTGGGCGCCCTGGCCATTTGGAATATGCATTCAGTGAATGAACAGTCAACCGTTCTTGCTGAAGAATATGTTCCTGAAGTGGAGGTTGCCAACAATATTGAGAGATCTTCTCTGGCAACGATGTACGCAATGCGCGGCTACGGATTTACCGCGGAAGAAAAATTTCTTGATGAGGGACGCCAGTCGCTCAAAGAGATTAATAATCATCTCAATCTTGCTGTACAGCTTTCGGAAAAAGCAGCACATTTAACAAAGCTTAAGGGAAGCATCGACGAAATTCAGTCGGGTGTCAACGAATACGCGAAGCTGATCGAACTCACCGTGACGGTCAACCAGGAGATGGATAAAAATCGTTCGCAACTTGATGCCGCGGCAGCCGAGTACATGGAAACAGCCAAAGAGTATCTTGCTCACATGCATGAAACGTTTGAGAATGATCTTGCTGCAGGAAAAGGTGCAGCACGCTTGGCGGAGATGGTGGAGAAAATTCGTCGCGCCAATGTCGTCATTGATTTGGGTAATGCGGTCCGCATTCTCGCATGGAAGGCACAGACACAACGTTCCCCGGATGTTCTGCGCAGTGCCTATAAAACGTTTCCACAGATCAATACGAATATTGACGCGTTGCTTGCGGTTACAAAACGGCAGGGCGTCAAGGATCAGCTTAATGCCGTGAAACAGGCGGGAGCACAGTACCGCCTTGCCATGGAAACCTTTCTGGATAATTGGTTAAAAAATGAGGAGTACGCGAAACAAAGAACAGAGTTGGGGGTTGTGGTCACGACGCATTCAAGCGATCTGGCGAAAGCAGGTGTGTCCAACACAGAGCGAATCGCCCAGGATGCCGTTAGTGCGCTTGACTCCGCATCCAATATTATGATCATTGGCCTGAGTGTGGCATTAATTCTGGGCATTGCCATTGCCGCTTTTATTACCCGGATGATCACCAAACCCATTATTAAAGGTGTGCAGTTTGCCGAAACGATTGCCAATGGCGATTTGACAAACCGTATTGATGTGTCGACGAAAGATGAAATCGGTCAACTCGCCGATGCGTTGAATCAAATGGTGGAAAAACTCAAAGAGGTCGTCGAGAATGTTCAAAGTGCTTCCGCCAACGTTGCCTCCGGCAGTCAGGAATTGTCAGCCAGTTCCGAAGAGATGAGTCAGGGCGCCACCGAACAGGCGGCGGCAGCCGAAGAAGCTTCCTCCTCCATGGAGCAGATGGCCGCCAATATCAAGCAGAATGCCGACAATGCCATGCAGACCGAGAAGATTGCGCTGAAATCCTCTCAGGATGCACAAGGTGGTGGCAAAGCGGTTGAAGAAACCGTCAAAGCCATGAAAGATATTGCCGAGAAGATTTCCATCATTGAAGAGATTGCTCGCCAGACCAATCTGCTGGCGCTCAATGCGGCCATTGAAGCGGCACGCGCCGGCGAGCATGGTAAAGGCTTTGCCGTCGTTGCCTCGGAAGTGCGTAAGCTGGCCGAGCGCAGTCAGAGTGCTGCAGCTGAAATCAGCGAACTGTCCTCCAGTAGCGTTGAAGTGGCGGAAACCGCCGGTGAAATGCTGGCTAAGATGGTGCCGGACATTCAGCGTACTGCTGAGCTGGTTCAGGAAATTGCCGCAGCCAGTAAAGAGCAGGATACCGGTGCCGATCAGGTCAACAAAGCCATTCAGCAGCTTGATCAGGTTATTCAGCAGAATGCGGCGGCGGCGGAGGAGATGGCTTCCACCTCAGAAGAATTGAATGCTCAGGCTTCTCAACTCCAGGATACCATTTCGTTCTTTAAGCTCGATTCTGCCGGAGCAAAGCAATTGGCCAGCCCTAAGGCACCACCCAAAGCACCCCGCTTGAAAGAGACTCTCGCGCCGAAGAAAGCAGCACCGGCGACAAAAAACACCAGCGGTCTGATGCTTGATATGGGCTCAGGCAAGGATTCTCTGGATAGTGAATTTGAAGAATATTGA
- a CDS encoding methyl-accepting chemotaxis protein, giving the protein MAVNVKRGCLLALVQLAILGLTLMQCDVIAVVLVAVMALSSWIVYWVAISTKITPGLGDQEEKQTPSETQLIGETRMLLTCLQQEVSSQCQDGQNENLQVQNILSDAIEKLIASFTKLENLTDEQKTLALGIIQGGRQGDNGTSVSFQKMFKEIEDVMQRLLDATIENNTQTNELMASMDATQEQFQKVLGMLGEVRKIADQTNLLAINAAVEAARAGVAGKGFAVVAEEVRNLSIRSNRFSEQIDTSVQQISNAFGDVTLSIKSLSQRSDQLVEEEKDHIGHAMSQAHEFNDAVERSARDISGLAEDVSQQVRQAVTSLQFQDMATQVIDTVSKRLGSLDTLIRDLNSKMDQTDHSGDGTQQLERFLLESTDLVKSSHHNPVSQKNMDEGDIELF; this is encoded by the coding sequence ATGGCGGTTAACGTAAAGCGGGGTTGTCTTCTTGCCTTGGTGCAACTGGCGATACTTGGTCTGACACTGATGCAATGTGATGTCATCGCAGTCGTTTTGGTCGCTGTGATGGCGTTAAGTAGCTGGATCGTATATTGGGTGGCAATCTCGACAAAAATCACCCCCGGCCTCGGCGACCAGGAAGAAAAACAGACTCCTTCTGAAACACAGCTTATCGGTGAAACCAGAATGTTGTTAACCTGTTTGCAGCAGGAAGTTTCTTCACAGTGTCAGGACGGACAGAATGAAAATCTTCAGGTGCAAAATATTTTGTCAGACGCCATTGAAAAATTGATTGCCAGCTTCACTAAACTGGAAAATCTCACCGATGAGCAAAAGACGCTCGCGTTAGGCATTATTCAAGGAGGGCGCCAGGGGGATAATGGCACATCCGTTTCATTCCAGAAAATGTTCAAGGAAATTGAAGATGTGATGCAGAGGTTGCTGGATGCCACCATTGAGAATAATACCCAAACCAATGAATTGATGGCCTCTATGGATGCCACCCAGGAGCAGTTTCAAAAAGTCCTCGGCATGCTTGGCGAGGTGCGAAAAATTGCTGATCAGACCAATCTTCTTGCGATCAATGCTGCCGTTGAAGCTGCTCGTGCCGGAGTTGCGGGAAAAGGTTTTGCCGTTGTTGCCGAAGAGGTGCGCAATCTTTCCATCCGCTCCAATCGTTTCAGTGAGCAGATTGATACATCCGTTCAACAGATTTCCAATGCTTTCGGGGACGTCACTCTCTCAATCAAGTCCCTTTCTCAGCGTTCGGATCAGCTGGTTGAGGAAGAGAAGGACCATATTGGCCATGCCATGTCCCAAGCCCATGAGTTCAATGACGCTGTCGAACGCAGTGCGCGAGATATTTCCGGACTTGCCGAGGATGTCTCTCAGCAAGTGCGCCAAGCCGTAACGTCGTTGCAGTTTCAGGATATGGCAACTCAGGTCATTGATACTGTCAGCAAGCGTCTTGGTTCTCTGGATACATTAATCCGTGATCTTAACAGCAAAATGGATCAGACCGATCATTCTGGAGATGGAACACAACAGCTCGAAAGATTCCTTCTTGAGTCGACCGATCTTGTCAAATCGAGCCACCATAATCCGGTATCACAAAAAAACATGGATGAAGGTGATATTGAGCTTTTTTGA
- a CDS encoding HD domain-containing phosphohydrolase, with the protein MADSEQTDTVDDLCPIVLCVDDETSILRALRRLLMDEECEVEIASSGAEGLQLLSELDLDQVALIVSDQRMPEMTGVEFLQQAKEQAPSALRVMLTGYADLEATMDAVNKGQIWRYLTKPWDDKQLILLVRDALKQYHLARENERLQVVVREQNEELKSWNERLKQRVLEQTDRIRQKSEDLARSNKLLRSSIDHVLESFACMIELRDKSLRHHARNTAAIAEKMAEWSRMSPEEVRQVRAAALLHGVGKLGMDDLILKKHEQDLSEEERKIYEQFPIRSQTALGPIAELQEAGVLIRHLLERFDGEGGPDQLAGEDIPLGSRILAMAEKLDRDMNETSDSLDIVLERMKQDLGSRFDPALIKFLQDAAKVHYSALNSVLENATRKECEPRMLRPGMMILRDVYSGTGLLLLKKGVVLNEGNINALKRYYDIDTPEQDVLVLFKDDN; encoded by the coding sequence ATGGCTGATTCAGAGCAAACGGATACGGTGGATGATCTCTGCCCCATTGTTTTATGTGTCGATGACGAAACCAGTATTTTAAGGGCATTGCGGCGGTTATTGATGGATGAGGAGTGCGAGGTCGAGATTGCTTCTTCCGGAGCCGAGGGCTTGCAACTGTTATCCGAACTTGATCTTGATCAGGTCGCTTTGATTGTTTCCGACCAACGCATGCCTGAGATGACCGGGGTTGAGTTTTTGCAACAGGCCAAAGAACAGGCCCCAAGCGCCTTACGTGTGATGCTGACCGGCTATGCAGATCTTGAAGCGACCATGGATGCGGTCAATAAAGGTCAAATCTGGCGCTATTTGACGAAGCCATGGGACGACAAACAGCTGATTTTGTTAGTTCGTGATGCTTTAAAACAATACCATCTGGCCAGAGAAAATGAGCGGCTTCAGGTGGTTGTGCGTGAGCAAAACGAAGAGTTGAAGAGTTGGAATGAGCGTTTAAAACAACGGGTTTTGGAGCAAACAGACCGAATCCGTCAAAAAAGTGAAGACCTGGCACGCAGTAATAAATTGTTGCGCAGCAGTATTGACCACGTGCTGGAGTCTTTTGCCTGCATGATTGAGCTGAGAGACAAAAGTTTACGCCACCATGCCCGCAACACGGCGGCTATTGCCGAGAAGATGGCCGAATGGAGCAGAATGTCTCCGGAGGAGGTGCGTCAGGTCAGGGCCGCCGCTCTGTTGCACGGTGTCGGCAAACTGGGCATGGATGACCTGATTCTCAAAAAACACGAGCAGGATCTGTCCGAGGAAGAACGCAAGATTTATGAGCAGTTTCCGATTCGGAGTCAAACGGCGTTGGGGCCGATTGCCGAGCTGCAAGAGGCGGGTGTTCTGATTCGCCATCTTTTGGAACGCTTCGATGGGGAAGGTGGTCCGGACCAGCTTGCGGGTGAAGATATTCCTCTAGGCAGTCGTATCCTGGCCATGGCGGAAAAGCTTGACCGTGACATGAATGAAACCAGTGATTCGCTGGATATCGTGTTGGAACGCATGAAACAAGATCTCGGCAGCCGCTTTGATCCCGCTTTGATCAAATTTTTACAAGATGCCGCAAAAGTCCATTACAGTGCGCTGAACAGTGTGCTGGAAAATGCCACACGTAAAGAGTGTGAACCGAGAATGCTGCGCCCCGGCATGATGATTTTACGGGATGTTTACAGTGGTACCGGTCTTTTGTTGTTGAAAAAAGGGGTCGTTCTTAACGAAGGAAACATCAACGCACTCAAGCGCTATTATGATATTGATACACCGGAACAGGATGTCCTGGTCCTGTTTAAGGACGATAACTGA
- a CDS encoding STAS domain-containing protein: MFELESKTIQSSDGAAYQLLIVTGHLGIATIAKLKEDLLNALNVHDHVILDMAAVSDVDYSVLQLLCSANKYAQKHGKHFELKGQCTEAFIDRAQSLGFFRDQACNEAEDPAKCLWIPENLT; this comes from the coding sequence ATGTTTGAGTTGGAAAGCAAAACGATTCAAAGCAGTGACGGTGCAGCCTACCAGCTGTTGATCGTCACGGGTCATCTGGGTATTGCCACCATCGCAAAGCTTAAAGAGGACCTGCTTAACGCTTTAAACGTGCATGACCACGTCATCCTCGATATGGCCGCTGTTAGCGATGTTGATTACAGCGTGTTGCAGCTGCTGTGCTCCGCCAACAAATATGCCCAAAAGCATGGCAAGCACTTCGAGCTTAAAGGGCAATGCACAGAAGCCTTCATCGACCGGGCTCAATCCCTCGGCTTCTTTCGCGACCAAGCCTGCAACGAAGCTGAAGATCCGGCTAAATGCCTGTGGATACCGGAGAACCTGACCTGA
- a CDS encoding chemotaxis protein CheW codes for MTAEDLEQMNQYLTFKLDEEVFALEIAKVREVLDFTDITKVPQTPVFMRGVINLRGSVVPVVDMRVKFSMGEAEATVNTCIIIVEVVMDGEPSVLGALVDSVQEVLELDPDQIEPPPRIGTKLDTEFIRGMGKHNEEFIIILDIDRVFSADEISLIQSVDHSAE; via the coding sequence ATGACCGCCGAAGATCTTGAACAGATGAACCAGTATCTGACCTTTAAGCTTGATGAAGAGGTCTTTGCGCTGGAAATTGCCAAAGTACGTGAAGTCCTCGACTTCACTGATATCACCAAAGTTCCACAAACGCCTGTCTTCATGCGCGGTGTGATCAATTTGCGCGGCAGTGTCGTGCCTGTGGTCGACATGCGGGTGAAGTTCAGCATGGGTGAAGCCGAGGCGACGGTCAATACCTGCATCATCATCGTCGAAGTGGTTATGGACGGCGAACCCAGCGTGCTTGGTGCCCTGGTCGACTCGGTGCAGGAAGTGCTCGAGCTTGATCCTGATCAGATCGAACCACCGCCGCGCATCGGCACCAAGCTTGATACGGAATTTATCCGCGGCATGGGCAAACACAACGAGGAATTCATCATTATCCTCGATATCGACAGGGTGTTCTCCGCTGATGAAATTTCGCTGATTCAATCTGTTGATCATTCAGCTGAATAG